TTATTATTGTTATGGGCTAGTTTAAGCATTTTATTTGCACGGCCTGATCAAGGATTTGTTTCTAATCTAACTAGTAATCAACTTGGTTCATATTTCGCACAACGTATTCTTCCAATTCTAATAATTTTTACAATTATTATAGGGTTTATCACATATTTAGGTGGAAAAGTAGGATTATACGATAATTCATTTGGACTTTCAATACTTATTTTATCTACGTTATTAGTTTACACCATAATATTCTTGTGGTTTGCCATTAAATTGAATAAAACAGATTTTGAACGGGATAAGGCCGAAGAACATCTGAAAGAAAATTTGGATAATCTTGAGATAACAGTAAAAAAACGAACAAATGAGTTAACTAATGCTAATGTCCTACTAAATGAGGAAATTGAAGAACGTAAAACAATGGAAAAGGAGATAAAAACCTCTCTTGAAGAAAAAGAAATGCTCCTTAAGGAAATCCATCACAGGGTCAAAAATAATTTGATGATCATAAGCAGCCTATTGAATCTGCAGTCGAGTTATATAAAAGATAAAGAATCCCAGGATATTTTTAAGGAAAGTCAAAACCGTGCACGGTCCATGGCACTTATACATGAACGATTGTATCAATCAACTGATCTTAAAAGGATAAATTTTGGTGACTACATCACTTCACTAGCCAATGAACTTTTCCATACCTACATTGCTGATCCAAACTTAATAGAACTAAAAATTAATGTTGATGATATTTTTCTGGACATCAACACTGCAATACCACTAGGATTAATAGTGAATGAACTCATAACAAACAGTTTAAAATATGCCTTTTCAGATGGTATGGATGGAGAAATTGTTATAGATTTCAATTCATTAGATGAGCACTACGAATTCGCCGTAATAGATAATGGAATAGGATTTCCCGAAGATTTAGATTACAAAAACACAGATACGCTAGGTTTACAAATAGTAAACAGTTTAACCGACCAAATTGATGGTGAAATTAAGCTTGATAGAAATAATGGAACTGAATTTAAGATCACTTTCAAAGATTTAGACTATAATGGTTAAGATGGAATCAATAGGCACATCGGATGCGAATTTGTTGAGTTTTTATCCAAACATCAAATGTGGTATATTTTTTTGCTTAGAGTTTGATTTCAGGGTTTATTTTTTTCCAGAATTTGATGTTAAAACATTTAATTTAATTTCGGAGCAATTTAAAGGAATTATATGCATATACTTCAACTCTGTTCTTGTATATATTTTTTTAACAAGTTATATTACTTTATAAAAATATATTAATAGTAAAACTTGTAAATTAAACTGTTTTTGAGAGTATATGGGGGTTTATTCAAAAATGTCAAGGGAAACTGAAGAGCAATTCAGTGATGAAATAATTGAAATGAAAAAAGAAATAATGAAATGTAAGAAAACTAAAATTGCTCTTAAAAAAAGTGAAGAACGTTTTAGAACTTTTGCAGAGTCTGCAACTGATGGAATTGTTACAACAGATGACAATGGGAATATTTTGTTTTTTAATAAAATTTTAAAACAGATATTTGGTTACTCTACTGATGAGTTATCTGGCAAAAGCCTAACAATGTTAATGCCAGCTAAATTTAGGAAAGGGTATCTAAATGAATTGGAAAATTATAAATCAAGTGGAAAACACAGACTTCTTGGAAAAACAGTTCAAACAACAGGTTTAAGAAAAGATGGTAAAATATTCCCATTTGAAATGTCACTTTCAGCGTGGAAATCTAATAAAACAACATATTTCTCAGCGATAATCAGAGACATCACCGAAAGAAAACAGGCCGAAAGTGAAATCAAAAAATCCATTGTAGAAAAGGAAAATCTCCTAAGAGAAATCCATTACCGGGTTAAGAATAATATGCATATCATTTCCAGTTTACTTAACCTACAGATTCAACATGTACATGAAGAGGAATCCGAAAAGGTTTTAAAGGATACCCAGGGCAGATTGGATACCATGGCTATGGTTCACAAGAACCTATACGAATCATCCAGTTTCACTAAACTCAATTTCAAAGATTATGTGGAGAAACTTGTATTTGAAATATTATCTTCTCATCGAGTCAATTCTGGAACCATTGAAACAGAATTAGATATTGAAGATATAGAAATGAACATGGAAACTGCCATCCCCTGTGGTCTAATTATTAATGAACTGGTTACTAACAGTGTCAAACATGCGTTCCCTGAACTCAAAGGAACAATAAGAATAGAATTAAAATCATTCCAGGACGAATTAGAACTCATTGTAGCAGATAACGGGATAGGACTTCCAAAAAATATTCATCTAAAAATAACTGAAACAATTGGCCTGCAATTAGTATATAGTCTTGTTAATCAGTTAAATGGGAAATTAAAGCTGGATATGAGTAATGGAACAGAATTTAAAATCACATTTAATGAGTTAGAATATGAAAGAGACTTTAAGAGTAGTTCCAGTTATAATGGAAGAATGGTCACAAAAAACAAATATTAATAATAAATAAAAATTTTGAATTTTTTTTATATGAGGGTGAGTTAATTGATGGATAAGATGATTTTTGGAAATATTATGCAATAATATTGTCTTAAATTAACAGCAGCTCTGAGTATATGATATAGTAAGTAGGTACTTGCAAAGATAAAAATATTCTATAGGTCATTGTTTCATTATTTGCGAATAATATAAATTATTATTTTTTTCTTAATTATACAATTATGACCAAATTTATTTCTGTGAACTGGACAATATATTACAATTATGAGTTCAAAACAAAAATATACTAAAGGTTTTGTTACGTCTGAAGATGGTACTATCGTTGGTTACAGGCAAATGGGCAGTGGTCCTGGCATTGTTCTTCTTCACGGAGGTGTGAATGCATCTCAAAATCTTATGAAAATGGGCAAATTACTCTCTGATGAATTCACCGTCTATATTCCTGACAGACGGGGCCGTGGCATGAGCGGCCCATTTGGGAGTGATTACAGTATCGAAAAAGAAGATGAGGATTTAAATGTCCTGTTAAATAAAACAGGAGCGCATTATGTATTTGGAACTGCAGATGGAGCATTATTTGCATTGCATGCTGCAATTTCTTTACCTTCGATCCATAAGGTCATAGCGTATGAACCTCTTATCTTCGCAGGACAGCCCGGGCTTGATGAATTTAAAGTCACTATAAAACATTTAGACAAAAATATAGCCGATAATAATATTGCTAAAGCTACTGTAGAGATTACAAAAGATTCTGCTGCCCCCGTCAGGGCCATACCTGATCTTGTACTAGTACCTCTTGTTAAACTTATACTCTGGATCAACCAAAGAAATGTTAAGGGCGATGAAGTACCCTACCAGGATCTTATCCCTGTATTGGGTCCGGAGTTACATGTTGTTGAAAAAACCGAAGGAACCATTGATGAATACAAGGCTGTATCTGCAAAGGTTCTGCTACTTGAGGGAAGCAAAACCCAGTCTTTATTAAAAGACAGCATGACCAAACTTTATAATGTATTACCCTGTTCTAATCTCGTTGAACTTAAAGGCCTTAACCATGACTCAGCACAGGACTATGGCAAACCTGAACCAATTGCAAATGAGATCAAACGATTTTTAAAGGGAAAATAGTATTTATCATTTTGAAAAAATTTACTCAAATTATTTTTTTAATTAAGACTTAGTTCATTTTTATAATTTTTTAATTAAACAAGCAAAATATTTTTTAAAGTCAATAATTTTTACTTATTTTAGAATATTAGAAAAATTTTGGGAATTAAATAAATTTAATTAAAAGATAAGTCCATATAATATCTATCATATTTTAATTATGATAATTCAAATTTTGGTGTATTATAATGGTCAGAGATGATGATAACATAAAATTCGCCGATGAAAATCAGAATAAACCCACATCGGAACGAATACAAGAATTTGCTGAAGATTTAGAAATTTCAAGCAATGATACAAGAACTAATGAAGTTCTGCACCAGATTCAAAAACGTCCATGGTTGAATTTGACGTTGCGCTACTTTGGAGCAATTCTCGTGGTGATATTGGCATTCTGGCTATACTTGGCACTTACGGCATTGTTTGGTCCTGGACTACCAACGTACATCTTGTTTTATCCGGCAATTATAATAGTGGCTCTATTAGCTGGCTTAGGGCCTGGTTTACTTGCTACAATTGTTTCAGTAATGATAGCAGTAATCTGGATTCTACCACCGTTGGGACAATTTACATTCAAAACACCAATAGAAGAGATTGGAGTTGTACTTTTTACAAGTATTGGAATAATGATAAGTAGCGTGTCAGAACTTTATCGTAGAAACCGAAACAAAGCAGCTGCATATGACAAGGAAAAAGCCCTGCGTGAAACACAACGTGAGAAGGAATTTTTAGCCGATATACTCGAACATGCATCTCAACCTTTTGCTGTAGGTTACCCCGATGGAAGACTTGGATTACACAACCATGCCTTTGAGCAACTCACTGGCTACACAACAGAAGAACTTCATACCATTGACTGGTCAACTAACCTCACACCCATAGAGTGGAGGGAAATAGAAAAGCAAAAATTAAATGAACTCAATCGTACGGGCCAGCCAGTCATTTATGAAAAAGAATATATTCGAAAGGATGGTTCGCGAGTACCCATCGAGCTTTTGGTCAACATAGTCTTAGATCTGAATGAAAATCCTGAATATTATTATTCATTTATCACAGATATAACTGAGCGTAAACAGATTGAAACAGCTTTAAAAATGAGTGAACGAAGCCTTGCCGAAGCGCAACATATAGCTCATATTGGAAGTTGGGAGTGGAATCTCAAAACTGGTGATATAAACTGGTCTAATGAATTATATTCAATATATAGAGTAGATCCAAATACTTTCACTCCTACTCTAAGTTCATTTGCTGATTATATGCATCCAAATGATGAGAAATACGTAAACCAACATGTTGATCTATTATTATCTGAAGGTAAATCTCAAAACTTTGATTTTCGAATAGTTTTAGATGATGGTTCAATACGAGTTTTAAATACATTAGCTGAAGTTGCAGAATTTGATAAAAATGGAAAACCTGGTATAATAGTGGGAATTAATCAGGACATAACCGAGCGAAAAGAGATAGAATTAAAATTGAATGAGAACATAAAAAAATTGGCTCAATCTAATAAAGAGCTAGAACAGTTTGCCTATATAACATCCCATGACTTGAGGGAACCATTAAGGATGATAACAAGCTTTTTACAGTTGTTAGAAAGGAGATATCAGGATCAGTTAGATCAAGATGCAAATGAGTTTATTGGATTTGCTGTTGATGGAGCTAAACGTTTGGATGCCATGACAAACGATCTTCTACAATATTCAAAAATATCAAGTCAAAAAAAGGAAATCGTACCTGTAAATTTTGAACATGTATTAAAACATGCTTTAGAAAACTTGAAAGTACAAATAGAAGAAAGTAATGCCATTATAACCCATGATCCATTGCCTACAATCAATGGAGATGAGCAGTTAAAGGTTCAGCTGTTCCAAAACATTATAGGAAATGCCATTAAATACCGCAGTGAAAAACCTCCAAAAATTCATATCTCTGCAACCAAAGAAACAAACCAATATCTCTTTAGTATTAAAGATAATGGAATTGGAATGTCGTCTAAACACTTGGAAAAGATATTCACCATATTTCAACGACTTCATACCCAAGAGGATTATGAAGGAACTGGAATTGGACTTGCAATTGCTCAGAAAATTGTGCATCAACAAGGTGGACAAATCTGGGTTGAATCAGAACCAGGAAAAGGTTCAACATTCTATTTCACCATACCATTAAAGAATGAATTTAGGAATGTTAAGAATGATTAACTGGAAGCAATTGTTTTTGGATTTATTATTACGATAGTGCATATAAAATACATTCAAGAGAGTTAACATGGGATTGTAATCATAAAAAAGTTTCAAAAATTTAATGTAGGAAGTAATTCATATATATAGATTAGAAAAACTTTTGTAAAATAAAATAATAAATTTTTTAGAGGTAAACTATCATGGTAGCAATTCCGCAAATTCCACCAATCTCACAAAAAATGTTTTACATAATCATAGCAATCATAATTATAGTTGGATTGATATTCGCACTCCTACAGTTTAGACGTATCAGAAAAGCACAGAAAAATCTGGATTCATTGACAAAGGAGACAGCTCAAAGGAAAATAGATCTTGTAAGAAGAGATCTTAAATCACATGGAATAAAGAGTGATCTAGTGTTGCCACCGGAATTTCCAGGGTCAACAACAGAAAATAAATCCACTATATCTGATATGGGAGGATCCTATAGTTACGATATAAGGGAGAAGATAAGGGATTTTGAATCAACAACAGGATTCAAAAAAATCCAAAAATCACTCGGTGCAATAGAAAATAGGGAAATGCAATTCGAGAGGAAAGAAGATAAATTTGAAATGGATGAACAGGAATTTAAACGGAGAATAAGTAAATTTAATGGAGATAAATGATAAGGAGTTCATAATAAATCATTATTAAATTCATTATTAAATTCATTATTAAATTCCAGTAAATTTTGAATGAATTATAGTAGGGGTTGGTTTGTAATGGTTGAAAAATCTTCTGGTGCTGAAAAATCCATGGGTATAGGTGACAAAGTAGGTACAACAATTTCTGGTGCAACTGATAGTAGTATGATAAACAATGTCAGTGAAAAGGTATCTGGTGTAGGTGAAAAACTAAAAGGTACGGTTAAAGGTGTTCCAAAATCTACAGACACACTTTCAAATAAAATAGACCTGTTTTTAAACGATAAAAGTGACCAGTTAATAAAAGACTGGGAACTAGCAACCAAAGAAGATATTATAGACATTGAAAAGAGGTACTCAAAAATATCGCGCGATATGGGCGAACTCGACAGCAGATTCAATGAATATAGAGGATTCACCGGCAAAAAACTCAAAAAAATCGAGGACAGACTGGACAAACTGGAAAACAATGAATAAGAATAAACCCATAACCAATAAATCTAAAATTAACACTAAATAATGCGTATTTATTGAAAATTAATACATTTCTTTTTGTTCTGCTTCTCTCTTTAATTCTTTATTCATCGATTCAAAACCCGTTTTCGTGTCATTTAATAGTCCAGATATAAATGGTACCAACAATCCACTGAATGTTTCTTTTTGAACGAACAGAACATTCTCATTATCCAGTTTTTTAATACTTAGACTGTGTTCCCCATCTACCAATTTGGGGAGGTAAAATTTTCCAATCCATCTTATTTCTTTTTCAGGTTCATATTTCAATAGTTTAGGTTTAAATTTCATTGCATTTGAATTTGGAGGTTTAATATACACATAAATTTGAGAACCTACTTGAGTTTTACCTGTAATTTCCTTAATAAAAGGATTCCACCTGCTAAAATCATCAAAATCAGTAAGTATATTCCACACGGTAGTGGGAGATGCATTTATCTGAATTTCAGTATAGATTTCCTTCATAACTCTATATATCTATTTGATCACACAAAAAAATTTCCTAAAAAATAATAAATTAATATTCTATTTTTTTATATGATTGAGATATTGATCAATTAAATTTGTATCATTATTAAGACAAATTACCAGTTTTATATAGAAATATATAAATATTAAAACTTTTAGATTAGGGATAATACTAATGGTATACAATACTTTTTTTGGAGTAATACTATTTATGAAATTTCTAAAACCAAGCTTATCAATTATTTCCATAATTATGTTTTCAACAACCATGATAATAGGAGCATCTGCTTCTAATTTTGCTGATCATAAAACAGGTAATTCTGGGGCATTGTTAGACACCCATCCCATTTCATCTTCGTATATATTGGCATTCGGAAATATAATGAAGGAAGAACAGAATAAAAAAAATTTAAAATCCGATATGGATAAATATAACGATTTTATAGGCAATTTTTACAACGAAAATCTGATTGCTAAGGGAGTTAAAAAAACCAGAAACAAACTTGAACCCGGTGACATTGTACAAATAAAAAACAACAAAACCCCATTTTTACTGTACTTGGGGAAGGATGCAGATGGGAATATACACCTTGAAAATTCATACAATGAGTTAACATACACAAAAAAATTCTTTGATTCAGTATACGCGGGAAAAGCTATAGAATTAACCGAAAACTCCTCAAATATATCTTCAGTACAAGCAAAAACAGTTGAAAAATCTTTAAATATAAGTACACCTGTCCAGGAACAACAAAATCAATATAACTGGGACAACGCATACCAAGATCCGAGGATAATTGAACTTGCTGAATCAATAACAGAAGATAAAGAAACATCATGGGATAAATGCCAAGCAATTTTCTGTTATGTCCAAACAAATTACAAATGGCACGATCACGACAACACAGAGTGTTCTCTTAACGAGGTACTGAACAATAAGACTGGGAACTGTTGTGAACTATCCCGACTCGAAATAGCCATGGTAAAAAGCCTGGACATTGATGTTGAAACAAGGTACAAACATTCAAATGATTACTTTTATTATTCACATGTAACCCATGGCCACTTAGCAGCACAATTTAAGATAGATGATAACTGGGTAGATGCCGATGCAAGTACTGATGGTATCATTTTTGGACAGGAAAACCTCATATACAGAGAAGACTTAGTGGTAGCATACTATGATGAACTACCATTTTAAACATACCAAACAAGAATGTTTAATAAATCTCTAACTTCAAAATTTTATCAATTTTCTTTTTAAAAAATTTCATTTAGAACATCAATCATATAATAACATACATAAAAAAAATCCTAAAGGAAAAATACCATGAAAGTAAAAGAAGAAATTATTGGCAAAGAAGTTGTGGATATTTCAGGTAATGTAATTGGCCGTGTAAAAGATCTGGATGTAAATTTTGAAAACCAAACATTGGAATCCTTTGTTGTTGGTGACGCGGGAATCTTTGACAACCTTGGAAGTTCAAAGGGTGAAATAATAATTCCATACCATGAGATCAAAATAATAAGGGATAAAGTACTCCTTAACAACGAAATCCACAAACAATAATAACAATATCCAAGAAGATATAAACAGAAATTTTATTAGAGTATTCAATAAAACAGCCTTTAATCTTATTTTTTGCATTGAATATAAAAAAAGATTGAGAAATATGGCTTAAAACTCCTATCAACCTACCTTGGGGATTATTTTTCTTAATTAATTTCAATTAGTTCTATTTTTAAACCAAACTAATATATGAATTAAATAATTCATTATTTCTTAAATTAAATAGCCCATAAGTGGGTTGTATTTTTTTCATCATCATATCAGATCTAAATTTCCAAGTTCTTGGACATATTATAGATAGAATACTAAAATTTTTCAGGAATTTTTAGTGGATCACTATTTAAGTGGAAGTTAAATTGTATTTATTATTTATCAAAATAATATAAACTTGAATATGGATTTAGATTAAAATATAAATAGTATTATCAATATTATTATGATTAAAGGGAAATTTCAAAAAATCAATAAGTTACATTTAGTTGTACTTTAAAATTATATGAAATGTGATTAAAACAATATAATTAACATTCATATCTCATTTAAAGTGAATTAAACTCCAATGAATAGTAAATTTAAAAAAATATTCAAACATTTTTTTTGGAATTTCAAAATAAAAAATATATCTTTAAAATAAATTTTGGGGAATTTATTTGGAGCAAAGAAAATGAAAAGTAAAATATTAATTTTGTTGATTACATTGGGGGTTGCATTTATTTTTTGCGGGGCAGCATCAGCAGCAACAACCCAAACAAGTCATGTTAGCACGGTTAAAATAGTTAAATCAGCAGATGATATTGGCCAATTTAATCCAGCCATAGATGGGAGCAGGATAACCTGGGTACAGACAGATTCATCAGGGTTTTCTATTTATTATAAAAATCTTGCAACTGGATTTAAATCCAAAGTATGTTCTTCAAAACAAATCCTTGATAACCCTGATATTTCAGGTACTAGAGTTGTATGGGAACAGTATGATTCCTCCAACAGATCATCAATTTTCTATAAGAATTTAGCAACCGGAGCAGGAGGAAGAGTATTCCAATCGTCATTAAATCAGAGTGAAGTTAAAATCTCAGGTACTAGAATAGTCTGGATGCAGAACATAGCACCGGAATACAATGCTATTTATGAGAGAAATCTTGCAACAACTTTTATAGGTAAATTATATGCATCATCATATGATCAGGAATCCCCCAGTATTTCCGGAACCAAAGTTGTATGGGAACAGACACTTTCATCGGGTCAACCACTAATCTACATGAAAAACCTTTTAACTGGACATGTTGGTAAACTCGTAGCATCAACAAACCTACAGATGTTCCCTTCTATTTCAGGATCAAGGGTTGTGTGGATGCAGATAGATATGTCCGGTGTCAATACTCTTTACTACAAAAATTTAGCAACAGGATTCACATCAAAACTCGCAAGTTCTACAAATACATTATTTATAGCTGCAATAGATAGTACAAGAGTAGTTTGGATGGCTATAGGAAATATTGAACCATATACTTCATCATTATACTATAAAAATCTTGGTAGTGGAAAAAATAGTAAAATTGGTACACCAAATATATCTGTATTCCCAGATATTTCAGGTACAAATATTATATGGAATCAGATTGATTCATCTAACCATTATTCAATATACATGAAGGATCTAGTAACTGGTGTAACCAAGAAACTGAACCTGTAATTAAATAATATAGTCCACCTGGATGTTAAATAAAAATTGACCCATTCAGGAATTTTATATTTTTTTTAAAAACTAACAAGATAGATAAATAACTCAATCTATTAAATAGAATGTCATTATTAAATTAGAGTTTAATTCTTATTCATATGTTATTGGATTTACTTACACTGTTTGTTTTAACAGTCTTTGGAGAGGTATTGTTGATTTTAGCAGTATTTGTATGTGTTGAGGTTTTTGTTTTATTCTTATCAGACTTTGTAGTGTCCTGTACATTGGTGGGTGTTGAAGACGCAGGAGTGTAAGTCGTGTTATTTGTGGCTAAATTCATTGATATATCTGCGGGTTGTGCGCTTGGTAATAATGGAAGCAGTAAATATCCGCCAGTTGCTCCTAACATAATAATTAAAACTACTGTCAATCCCGCTAATTTAGTATTTACATTATTATTTAAATCCGATTTTCTGGATTTCCTTTGCTGTTCAGGCAATTTAGCAAGCATTTATAATTCACCTATCCCCCAATAATTAATACCAAATAATTCAATAATATTAATTTTTATTATTCCTGCAAATTAAACCACCTTAATGCATCCTAATACAATTTAGATCAGTATGATTAATAAATTTTGTTATCCAAATCAATATTTTCCTTTCAAAAATAGTAAAATAATTAAAAAAAATATTAATAATTTCTATACAATGTCCAGATTATACCATTTTTTTGGTTATATTATATATTATTCATATTTACACACAGGTCATAACTCATGAAATCAAAGGTAGGTCTAATAATTTTAAACCCTATTGTTTATGATTCAATTTAC
This sequence is a window from Methanobacterium sp. SMA-27. Protein-coding genes within it:
- a CDS encoding PRC-barrel domain-containing protein, producing MKVKEEIIGKEVVDISGNVIGRVKDLDVNFENQTLESFVVGDAGIFDNLGSSKGEIIIPYHEIKIIRDKVLLNNEIHKQ
- a CDS encoding sensor histidine kinase, whose protein sequence is MVGGSDLIERFRYFPELSSILIVIAGFLVLLGWAFDISILKSPGTGFSTIKTNTAVALIFFGVSLWLLQTNRTNGSMRSIAQISAIIVTLIGILTLIEYLFAINLGIDQILFKELPGALYASSPNRMALAVAVAFILIGPSLLFLSKNTPKTVNGSQIMALIVVFVVALPLIGFLYGASQLYYIPNFTGVAIYAVLLLLWASLSILFARPDQGFVSNLTSNQLGSYFAQRILPILIIFTIIIGFITYLGGKVGLYDNSFGLSILILSTLLVYTIIFLWFAIKLNKTDFERDKAEEHLKENLDNLEITVKKRTNELTNANVLLNEEIEERKTMEKEIKTSLEEKEMLLKEIHHRVKNNLMIISSLLNLQSSYIKDKESQDIFKESQNRARSMALIHERLYQSTDLKRINFGDYITSLANELFHTYIADPNLIELKINVDDIFLDINTAIPLGLIVNELITNSLKYAFSDGMDGEIVIDFNSLDEHYEFAVIDNGIGFPEDLDYKNTDTLGLQIVNSLTDQIDGEIKLDRNNGTEFKITFKDLDYNG
- a CDS encoding alpha/beta fold hydrolase, which translates into the protein MSSKQKYTKGFVTSEDGTIVGYRQMGSGPGIVLLHGGVNASQNLMKMGKLLSDEFTVYIPDRRGRGMSGPFGSDYSIEKEDEDLNVLLNKTGAHYVFGTADGALFALHAAISLPSIHKVIAYEPLIFAGQPGLDEFKVTIKHLDKNIADNNIAKATVEITKDSAAPVRAIPDLVLVPLVKLILWINQRNVKGDEVPYQDLIPVLGPELHVVEKTEGTIDEYKAVSAKVLLLEGSKTQSLLKDSMTKLYNVLPCSNLVELKGLNHDSAQDYGKPEPIANEIKRFLKGK
- a CDS encoding SRPBCC domain-containing protein, producing MKEIYTEIQINASPTTVWNILTDFDDFSRWNPFIKEITGKTQVGSQIYVYIKPPNSNAMKFKPKLLKYEPEKEIRWIGKFYLPKLVDGEHSLSIKKLDNENVLFVQKETFSGLLVPFISGLLNDTKTGFESMNKELKREAEQKEMY
- a CDS encoding PAS domain S-box protein, with protein sequence MVRDDDNIKFADENQNKPTSERIQEFAEDLEISSNDTRTNEVLHQIQKRPWLNLTLRYFGAILVVILAFWLYLALTALFGPGLPTYILFYPAIIIVALLAGLGPGLLATIVSVMIAVIWILPPLGQFTFKTPIEEIGVVLFTSIGIMISSVSELYRRNRNKAAAYDKEKALRETQREKEFLADILEHASQPFAVGYPDGRLGLHNHAFEQLTGYTTEELHTIDWSTNLTPIEWREIEKQKLNELNRTGQPVIYEKEYIRKDGSRVPIELLVNIVLDLNENPEYYYSFITDITERKQIETALKMSERSLAEAQHIAHIGSWEWNLKTGDINWSNELYSIYRVDPNTFTPTLSSFADYMHPNDEKYVNQHVDLLLSEGKSQNFDFRIVLDDGSIRVLNTLAEVAEFDKNGKPGIIVGINQDITERKEIELKLNENIKKLAQSNKELEQFAYITSHDLREPLRMITSFLQLLERRYQDQLDQDANEFIGFAVDGAKRLDAMTNDLLQYSKISSQKKEIVPVNFEHVLKHALENLKVQIEESNAIITHDPLPTINGDEQLKVQLFQNIIGNAIKYRSEKPPKIHISATKETNQYLFSIKDNGIGMSSKHLEKIFTIFQRLHTQEDYEGTGIGLAIAQKIVHQQGGQIWVESEPGKGSTFYFTIPLKNEFRNVKND
- a CDS encoding transglutaminase family protein, with protein sequence MKFLKPSLSIISIIMFSTTMIIGASASNFADHKTGNSGALLDTHPISSSYILAFGNIMKEEQNKKNLKSDMDKYNDFIGNFYNENLIAKGVKKTRNKLEPGDIVQIKNNKTPFLLYLGKDADGNIHLENSYNELTYTKKFFDSVYAGKAIELTENSSNISSVQAKTVEKSLNISTPVQEQQNQYNWDNAYQDPRIIELAESITEDKETSWDKCQAIFCYVQTNYKWHDHDNTECSLNEVLNNKTGNCCELSRLEIAMVKSLDIDVETRYKHSNDYFYYSHVTHGHLAAQFKIDDNWVDADASTDGIIFGQENLIYREDLVVAYYDELPF
- a CDS encoding PAS domain S-box protein gives rise to the protein MSRETEEQFSDEIIEMKKEIMKCKKTKIALKKSEERFRTFAESATDGIVTTDDNGNILFFNKILKQIFGYSTDELSGKSLTMLMPAKFRKGYLNELENYKSSGKHRLLGKTVQTTGLRKDGKIFPFEMSLSAWKSNKTTYFSAIIRDITERKQAESEIKKSIVEKENLLREIHYRVKNNMHIISSLLNLQIQHVHEEESEKVLKDTQGRLDTMAMVHKNLYESSSFTKLNFKDYVEKLVFEILSSHRVNSGTIETELDIEDIEMNMETAIPCGLIINELVTNSVKHAFPELKGTIRIELKSFQDELELIVADNGIGLPKNIHLKITETIGLQLVYSLVNQLNGKLKLDMSNGTEFKITFNELEYERDFKSSSSYNGRMVTKNKY